A single genomic interval of Arachis duranensis cultivar V14167 chromosome 7, aradu.V14167.gnm2.J7QH, whole genome shotgun sequence harbors:
- the LOC107458779 gene encoding elongation factor 2: MVKFTAEELRRIMDYKHNIRNMSVIAHVDHGKSTLTDSLVAAAGIIAQEVAGDVRMTDTRADEAERGITIKSTGISLYYEMSDEAVKNYKGERQGNEYLINLIDSPGHVDFSSEVTAALRITDGALVVVDCIEGVCVQTETVLRQALGERIRPVLTVNKMDRCFLELQVDGEEAYQTFSRVIENANVIMATYEDPLLGDCQVYPEKGTVAFSAGLHGWAFTLTNFAKMYASKFGVDESKMMERLWGENFFDPATKKWTSKNTGTTTCKRGFVQFCYEPIKQIINTCMNDQKDKLWPMLQKLGVTMKSDEKDLMGKALMKRVMQTWLPASTALLEMMIFHLPSPAKAQKYRVENLYEGPLDDQYAAAIRACDPEGPLMLYVSKMIPASDKGRFFAFGRVFSGRVSTGLKVRIMGPNYVPGEKKDLYVKSVQRTVIWMGKRQETVEDVPCGNTVAMVGLDQFITKNATLTNEKEVDAHPIRAMKFSVSPVVRVAVQCKVASDLPKLVEGLKRLAKSDPMVLCTIEESGEHIVAGAGELHLEICLKDLQEDFMGGAEIIKSDPVVSFRETVLERSCRTVMSKSPNKHNRLYMEARPMEDGLAEAIDDGKIGPRDDPKVRSKILSEEYGWDKDLAKKIWCFGPETTGPNMVVDMCKGVQYLNEIKDSVVAGFQWASKEGALAEENMRAICFEVCDVVLHADAIHRGGGQIIPTARRVFYASQLTAKPRLLEPVYLVEIQAPEQALGGIYSVLNQKRGHVFEEMQRPGTPLYNIKAYLPVIESFGFSSTLRAATSGQAFPQCVFDHWDMMSSDPLESGSQASQLVMDIRKRKGLKEQMTPLSEYEDKL; the protein is encoded by the exons ATG GTGAAGTTCACAGCTGAAGAGCTCCGTCGTATTATGGACTACAAACACAACATTCGTAATATGTCTGTGATTGCTCATGTCGATCACG GAAAATCAACCCTCACCGATTCTCTGGTGGCTGCTGCCGGAATTATTGCACAAGAAGTGGCAGGGGATGTCCGCATGACTGATACCCGGGCAGATGAAGCTGAGCGTGGTATTACAATCAAGTCTACTGGTATTTCTCTCTACTATGAAATGAGTGATGAGGCTGTCAAGAATTACAAGGGAGAGCGCCAAGGAAATGAGTATCTCATCAATCTCATTGATTCTCCCGGGCACGTCGATTTCTCATCCGAGGTTACTGCTGCACTCCGTATTACTGATGGAGCGCTAGTGGTGGTGGATTGTATTGAAGGTGTCTGTGTGCAAACCGAAACTGTTCTGCGACAGGCCCTTGGAGAAAGGATTAGGCCTGTTCTGACTGTCAACAAGATGGACAGATGCTTCCTAGAGCTCCAGGTGGATGGAGAGGAGGCATACCAGACATTCTCAAGGGTTATTGAGAATGCCAATGTGATCATGGCTACATATGAAGATCCATTGCTTGGTGATTGCCAGGTGTACCCAGAGAAAGGAACAGTTGCTTTCTCTGCTGGTTTGCATGGCTGGGCCTTTACCTTGACGAACTTCGCAAAAATGTATGCCTCAAAATTCGGTGTTGATGAATCAAAGATGATGGAAAGGCTCTGGGGTGAAAACTTCTTTGATCCTGCTACAAAGAAATGGACCAGCAAGAACACCGGTACTACCACATGCAAGCGTGGGTTTGTACAGTTCTGTTATGAGCCCATCAAGCAGATTATCAACACTTGTATGAATGATCAGAAGGATAAGCTCTGGCCTATGTTGCAGAAGTTAGGAGTCACCATGAAATCTGATGAAAAGGACTTGATGGGTAAAGCATTGATGAAACGTGTCATGCAAACGTGGCTTCCAGCAAGTACTGCCCTCTTGGAAATGATGATATTTCACCTTCCATCTCCAGCTAAGGCCCAAAAGTATCGTGTTGAGAACTTGTATGAGGGTCCCCTGGATGATCAATATGCTGCTGCTATTAGAGCCTGTGATCCTGAGGGTCCACTTATGCTCTATGTCTCTAAGATGATTCCTGCTTCTGACAAGGGTCGGTTCTTTGCTTTTGGTCGTGTTTTCTCTGGGAGAGTGTCCACTGGTCTGAAGGTCAGAATTATGGGACCAAATTATGTTCCTGGTGAGAAGAAAGACCTGTATGTTAAAAGTGTGCAAAGGACTGTCATTTGGATGGGAAAGAGGCAAGAAACAGTGGAGGATGTTCCTTGTGGTAACACAGTTGCTATGGTTGGGTTGGATCAATTTATCACCAAGAATGCCACATTGACAAATGAGAAGGAAGTTGATGCCCACCCCATTCGAGCCATGAAGTTTTCTGTCTCACCTGTCGTCCGTGTTGCTGTTCAGTGCAAGGTTGCATCTGATCTTCCTAAGCTTGTTGAAGGTCTCAAGAGGTTGGCCAAATCTGATCCTATGGTTCTCTGTACTATTGAGGAATCTGGAGAGCACATTGTTGCTGGTGCAGGGGAGCTTCATTTGGAAATTTGCTTGAAGGACTTGCAAGAAGATTTCATGGGAGGAGCTGAGATTATCAAATCTGACCCTGTTGTGTCTTTCCGTGAGACTGTTCTCGAGAGGTCATGCCGCACTGTGATGAGCAAGTCACCCAACAAGCACAACCGTCTCTACATGGAAGCTAGGCCAATGGAGGATGGTCTTGCAGAGGCCATTGATGATGGCAAGATTGGACCGAGGGATGACCCCAAAGTCCGTTCCAAGATCTTGTCTGAAGAGTATGGTTGGGACAAGGATCTTGCCAAGAAAATCTGGTGTTTTGGCCCTGAGACCACTGGACCCAACATGGTTGTTGATATGTGTAAGGGAGTCCAATACTTGAATGAAATCAAGGACTCTGTGGTTGCCGGTTTCCAATGGGCATCAAAGGAAGGTGCTCTTGCTGAAGAAAACATGAGAGCCATCTGCTTTGAAGTCTGTGATGTTGTCCTTCATGCTGATGCTATCCACAGAGGTGGTGGTCAGATTATCCCTACTGCCAGGAGAGTCTTCTATGCTTCCCAGTTGACAGCAAAGCCCAGACTTCTCGAGCCTGTCTACCTGGTCGAAATCCAAGCTCCTGAGCAGGCCCTTGGTGGTATTTACAGTGTCCTGAACCAGAAGCGTGGACATGTGTTTGAGGAAATGCAGAGGCCGGGAACTCCCCTCTACAACATCAAGGCCTACCTCCCTGTCATCGAGTCCTTCGGATTCTCCAGCACCTTGAGAGCCGCAACTTCCGGTCAAGCTTTCCCACAATGTGTCTTTGATCACTGGGACATGATGTCTTCAGACCCATTGGAGTCCGGATCACAAGCTTCACAGCTTGTTATGGATATCCGTAAGAGGAAAGGTCTGAAGGAGCAAATGACTCCCCTCTCTGAGTACGAGGACAAGCTTTAA